The Castor canadensis chromosome 13, mCasCan1.hap1v2, whole genome shotgun sequence genome has a window encoding:
- the Entpd8 gene encoding ectonucleoside triphosphate diphosphohydrolase 8 isoform X5, with protein MSTAALQTPHLLPQVQPCRCSPAPPWGSPGRREFLWPYWGLQQSQASPCSSLSWYRQPTSSCLQTTSLGSCSTLAPPTHPCLCTSGRQTKRTTQAWSARPWPARWKAGESLKGCLKEALALIPKAQHQETPTFLGATAGMRLLSQKNSSQARDILAAVSRVLGQSTLDFWGAEILAGKDEGAFAWVTINYILGMLIKYSSGEWIQPAEGTLVGALDMGGASTQISFVPGVPILDQSTQVTFRLYGANYSVYTHSYLCYGRDQVLNRLLVGLVQQRSPQALVHHPCYHSGYQTTVPLASLYESPCIHTMVPMNLTQNLTVLGTGNPEACVAVIQELFNFSSCKGQRDCAFDGIYQPPVQGQFYAFSNFYYTFSFLNLTSRQPLGTVNATIREFCQRPWKLVSLNHDPTTYALHVAGMTSIATTPSFCWLRWRLMNFLPRLASKCDPPNFHLSSS; from the exons GTACAGCCCTGCAGGTGCAGCCCTGCACCACCATGGGGCTCTCCTGGAAGGAGAGAGTTTTTATGGCCCTACTGGGGGCTGCAACAATCTCAGGCCTCACCGTGCTCATCCTTATCCTGGTACAGGCAACCTACGTCCTCCTGCCTGCAGACAACAAG TTTGGGATCGTGTTCGACGCTGGCTCCTCCCACACATCCCTGTTTGTGTACCAGTGGCCGGCAGACAAAGAGAACAACACAGGCGTGGTCAGCCAGGCCCTGGCCTGCCAGGTGGAAG GCTGGTGAGAGCCTGAAGGGCTGCTTGAAGGAGGCACTGGCGCTGATCCCAAAGGCCCAGCATCAGGAAACACCTACGTTCCTAGGAGCCACAGCCGGCATGAGACTACTCAG CCAGAAGAACAGCTCTCAGGCAAGGGACATCCTTGCTGCTGTCTCCCGGGTGCTGGGCCAGTCTACTTTGGATTTTTGGGGTGCTGAGATCCTGGCTGGGAAGGATGAAGGGGCCTTTGCTTGGGTCACCATCAATTATATCCTGGGAATGCTGATCAAG TATTCCTCTGGAGAGTGGATCCAGCCTGCAGAGGGGACGCTGGTAGGCGCCTTGGACATGGGGGGGGCCTCCACCCAGATCAGCTTCGTGCCCGGGGTCCCCATCCTGGACCAGAGCACCCAGGTCACCTTCCGTCTGTACGGCGCCAACTACAGCGTCTACACTCACAGCTATCTCTGCTACGGGCGGGACCAGGTGCTGAACAGGCTCCTGGTTGGGCTGGTGCAG CAGAGAAGCCCCCAAGCCCTGGTCCATCACCCGTGCTACCACAGTGGCTACCAGACCACAGTGCCCCTGGCTTCCCTGTATGAGTCGCCCTGCATCCACACCATGGTCCCCATGAACCTCACTCAGAACCTCACAGTTCTGGGGACAGGCAATCCTGAGGCCTGTGTGGCAGTCATCCAGGAACTCTTCAACTTCTCCAGTTGCAAGGGCCAGAGAGACTGTGCCTTTGATGGGATCTACCAACCTCCAGTGCAGGGACAGTTCTAC GCCTTTTCCAACTTTTACTACACCTTCAGCTTCCTGAACCTCACATCCAGGCAGCCGCTGGGCACTGTCAACGCCACCATCAGGGAGTTCTGCCAGAGGCCCTGGAAGCTG GtcagcctgaaccatgatcccaCCACTTATGCCctccacgtagctgggatgacaagcattgCCACGACACCAAGCTTTTGTTGGTTGAGGTGgcgtctcatgaactttttgcctagactggcctctaaatgtgatcctcccaatttccacctctcgagtagctag
- the Entpd8 gene encoding ectonucleoside triphosphate diphosphohydrolase 8 isoform X1 has translation MSTAALQTPHLLPQVQPCRCSPAPPWGSPGRREFLWPYWGLQQSQASPCSSLSWYRQPTSSCLQTTSLGSCSTLAPPTHPCLCTSGRQTKRTTQAWSARPWPARWKAGESLKGCLKEALALIPKAQHQETPTFLGATAGMRLLSQKNSSQARDILAAVSRVLGQSTLDFWGAEILAGKDEGAFAWVTINYILGMLIKYSSGEWIQPAEGTLVGALDMGGASTQISFVPGVPILDQSTQVTFRLYGANYSVYTHSYLCYGRDQVLNRLLVGLVQQRSPQALVHHPCYHSGYQTTVPLASLYESPCIHTMVPMNLTQNLTVLGTGNPEACVAVIQELFNFSSCKGQRDCAFDGIYQPPVQGQFYAFSNFYYTFSFLNLTSRQPLGTVNATIREFCQRPWKLVEASYPGQERWLQDYCASGLYILTLLLQGYGFSEDTWPNIKFQKQAGDMDIGWTLGYMLNLTGMIPAEAPAQWRAQSYGIWVAAVVFVVLTLVAILGAVAVQLFWRQD, from the exons GTACAGCCCTGCAGGTGCAGCCCTGCACCACCATGGGGCTCTCCTGGAAGGAGAGAGTTTTTATGGCCCTACTGGGGGCTGCAACAATCTCAGGCCTCACCGTGCTCATCCTTATCCTGGTACAGGCAACCTACGTCCTCCTGCCTGCAGACAACAAG TTTGGGATCGTGTTCGACGCTGGCTCCTCCCACACATCCCTGTTTGTGTACCAGTGGCCGGCAGACAAAGAGAACAACACAGGCGTGGTCAGCCAGGCCCTGGCCTGCCAGGTGGAAG GCTGGTGAGAGCCTGAAGGGCTGCTTGAAGGAGGCACTGGCGCTGATCCCAAAGGCCCAGCATCAGGAAACACCTACGTTCCTAGGAGCCACAGCCGGCATGAGACTACTCAG CCAGAAGAACAGCTCTCAGGCAAGGGACATCCTTGCTGCTGTCTCCCGGGTGCTGGGCCAGTCTACTTTGGATTTTTGGGGTGCTGAGATCCTGGCTGGGAAGGATGAAGGGGCCTTTGCTTGGGTCACCATCAATTATATCCTGGGAATGCTGATCAAG TATTCCTCTGGAGAGTGGATCCAGCCTGCAGAGGGGACGCTGGTAGGCGCCTTGGACATGGGGGGGGCCTCCACCCAGATCAGCTTCGTGCCCGGGGTCCCCATCCTGGACCAGAGCACCCAGGTCACCTTCCGTCTGTACGGCGCCAACTACAGCGTCTACACTCACAGCTATCTCTGCTACGGGCGGGACCAGGTGCTGAACAGGCTCCTGGTTGGGCTGGTGCAG CAGAGAAGCCCCCAAGCCCTGGTCCATCACCCGTGCTACCACAGTGGCTACCAGACCACAGTGCCCCTGGCTTCCCTGTATGAGTCGCCCTGCATCCACACCATGGTCCCCATGAACCTCACTCAGAACCTCACAGTTCTGGGGACAGGCAATCCTGAGGCCTGTGTGGCAGTCATCCAGGAACTCTTCAACTTCTCCAGTTGCAAGGGCCAGAGAGACTGTGCCTTTGATGGGATCTACCAACCTCCAGTGCAGGGACAGTTCTAC GCCTTTTCCAACTTTTACTACACCTTCAGCTTCCTGAACCTCACATCCAGGCAGCCGCTGGGCACTGTCAACGCCACCATCAGGGAGTTCTGCCAGAGGCCCTGGAAGCTG GTGGAGGCCAGTTACCCTGGGCAGGAGCGCTGGCTGCAGGACTATTGTGCCTCAGGCCTCTACATCCTCACACTGCTGCTCCAGGGCTATGGCTTCAGTGAGGACACCTGGCCCAACATCAAGTTCCAAAAGCAG GCCGGCGACATGGATATTGGCTGGACGCTGGGTTATATGCTGAACCTGACGGGCATGATCCCAGCTGAGGCACCAGCTCAGTGGCGGGCACAGAGCTATGGCATCTGGGTGGCTGCAGTAGTGTTTGTGGTGCTGACCCTTGTGGCTATTCTTGGGGCTGTGGCAGTCCAGCTCTTCTGGCGCCAGGACTAG
- the Entpd8 gene encoding ectonucleoside triphosphate diphosphohydrolase 8 isoform X2, producing MSTAALQTPHLLPQVQPCRCSPAPPWGSPGRREFLWPYWGLQQSQASPCSSLSWYRQPTSSCLQTTSLGSCSTLAPPTHPCLCTSGRQTKRTTQAWSARPWPARWKAGESLKGCLKEALALIPKAQHQETPTFLGATAGMRLLSQKNSSQARDILAAVSRVLGQSTLDFWGAEILAGKDEGAFAWVTINYILGMLIKYSSGEWIQPAEGTLVGALDMGGASTQISFVPGVPILDQSTQVTFRLYGANYSVYTHSYLCYGRDQVLNRLLVGLVQRSPQALVHHPCYHSGYQTTVPLASLYESPCIHTMVPMNLTQNLTVLGTGNPEACVAVIQELFNFSSCKGQRDCAFDGIYQPPVQGQFYAFSNFYYTFSFLNLTSRQPLGTVNATIREFCQRPWKLVEASYPGQERWLQDYCASGLYILTLLLQGYGFSEDTWPNIKFQKQAGDMDIGWTLGYMLNLTGMIPAEAPAQWRAQSYGIWVAAVVFVVLTLVAILGAVAVQLFWRQD from the exons GTACAGCCCTGCAGGTGCAGCCCTGCACCACCATGGGGCTCTCCTGGAAGGAGAGAGTTTTTATGGCCCTACTGGGGGCTGCAACAATCTCAGGCCTCACCGTGCTCATCCTTATCCTGGTACAGGCAACCTACGTCCTCCTGCCTGCAGACAACAAG TTTGGGATCGTGTTCGACGCTGGCTCCTCCCACACATCCCTGTTTGTGTACCAGTGGCCGGCAGACAAAGAGAACAACACAGGCGTGGTCAGCCAGGCCCTGGCCTGCCAGGTGGAAG GCTGGTGAGAGCCTGAAGGGCTGCTTGAAGGAGGCACTGGCGCTGATCCCAAAGGCCCAGCATCAGGAAACACCTACGTTCCTAGGAGCCACAGCCGGCATGAGACTACTCAG CCAGAAGAACAGCTCTCAGGCAAGGGACATCCTTGCTGCTGTCTCCCGGGTGCTGGGCCAGTCTACTTTGGATTTTTGGGGTGCTGAGATCCTGGCTGGGAAGGATGAAGGGGCCTTTGCTTGGGTCACCATCAATTATATCCTGGGAATGCTGATCAAG TATTCCTCTGGAGAGTGGATCCAGCCTGCAGAGGGGACGCTGGTAGGCGCCTTGGACATGGGGGGGGCCTCCACCCAGATCAGCTTCGTGCCCGGGGTCCCCATCCTGGACCAGAGCACCCAGGTCACCTTCCGTCTGTACGGCGCCAACTACAGCGTCTACACTCACAGCTATCTCTGCTACGGGCGGGACCAGGTGCTGAACAGGCTCCTGGTTGGGCTGGTGCAG AGAAGCCCCCAAGCCCTGGTCCATCACCCGTGCTACCACAGTGGCTACCAGACCACAGTGCCCCTGGCTTCCCTGTATGAGTCGCCCTGCATCCACACCATGGTCCCCATGAACCTCACTCAGAACCTCACAGTTCTGGGGACAGGCAATCCTGAGGCCTGTGTGGCAGTCATCCAGGAACTCTTCAACTTCTCCAGTTGCAAGGGCCAGAGAGACTGTGCCTTTGATGGGATCTACCAACCTCCAGTGCAGGGACAGTTCTAC GCCTTTTCCAACTTTTACTACACCTTCAGCTTCCTGAACCTCACATCCAGGCAGCCGCTGGGCACTGTCAACGCCACCATCAGGGAGTTCTGCCAGAGGCCCTGGAAGCTG GTGGAGGCCAGTTACCCTGGGCAGGAGCGCTGGCTGCAGGACTATTGTGCCTCAGGCCTCTACATCCTCACACTGCTGCTCCAGGGCTATGGCTTCAGTGAGGACACCTGGCCCAACATCAAGTTCCAAAAGCAG GCCGGCGACATGGATATTGGCTGGACGCTGGGTTATATGCTGAACCTGACGGGCATGATCCCAGCTGAGGCACCAGCTCAGTGGCGGGCACAGAGCTATGGCATCTGGGTGGCTGCAGTAGTGTTTGTGGTGCTGACCCTTGTGGCTATTCTTGGGGCTGTGGCAGTCCAGCTCTTCTGGCGCCAGGACTAG
- the Entpd8 gene encoding ectonucleoside triphosphate diphosphohydrolase 8 isoform X4, translating into MGLSWKERVFMALLGAATISGLTVLILILVQATYVLLPADNKFGIVFDAGSSHTSLFVYQWPADKENNTGVVSQALACQVEGSGISSYTSDPAQAGESLKGCLKEALALIPKAQHQETPTFLGATAGMRLLSQKNSSQARDILAAVSRVLGQSTLDFWGAEILAGKDEGAFAWVTINYILGMLIKYSSGEWIQPAEGTLVGALDMGGASTQISFVPGVPILDQSTQVTFRLYGANYSVYTHSYLCYGRDQVLNRLLVGLVQRSPQALVHHPCYHSGYQTTVPLASLYESPCIHTMVPMNLTQNLTVLGTGNPEACVAVIQELFNFSSCKGQRDCAFDGIYQPPVQGQFYAFSNFYYTFSFLNLTSRQPLGTVNATIREFCQRPWKLVEASYPGQERWLQDYCASGLYILTLLLQGYGFSEDTWPNIKFQKQAGDMDIGWTLGYMLNLTGMIPAEAPAQWRAQSYGIWVAAVVFVVLTLVAILGAVAVQLFWRQD; encoded by the exons ATGGGGCTCTCCTGGAAGGAGAGAGTTTTTATGGCCCTACTGGGGGCTGCAACAATCTCAGGCCTCACCGTGCTCATCCTTATCCTGGTACAGGCAACCTACGTCCTCCTGCCTGCAGACAACAAG TTTGGGATCGTGTTCGACGCTGGCTCCTCCCACACATCCCTGTTTGTGTACCAGTGGCCGGCAGACAAAGAGAACAACACAGGCGTGGTCAGCCAGGCCCTGGCCTGCCAGGTGGAAG GGTCTGGAATTTCTTCCTACACCTCTGACCCGGCACAGGCTGGTGAGAGCCTGAAGGGCTGCTTGAAGGAGGCACTGGCGCTGATCCCAAAGGCCCAGCATCAGGAAACACCTACGTTCCTAGGAGCCACAGCCGGCATGAGACTACTCAG CCAGAAGAACAGCTCTCAGGCAAGGGACATCCTTGCTGCTGTCTCCCGGGTGCTGGGCCAGTCTACTTTGGATTTTTGGGGTGCTGAGATCCTGGCTGGGAAGGATGAAGGGGCCTTTGCTTGGGTCACCATCAATTATATCCTGGGAATGCTGATCAAG TATTCCTCTGGAGAGTGGATCCAGCCTGCAGAGGGGACGCTGGTAGGCGCCTTGGACATGGGGGGGGCCTCCACCCAGATCAGCTTCGTGCCCGGGGTCCCCATCCTGGACCAGAGCACCCAGGTCACCTTCCGTCTGTACGGCGCCAACTACAGCGTCTACACTCACAGCTATCTCTGCTACGGGCGGGACCAGGTGCTGAACAGGCTCCTGGTTGGGCTGGTGCAG AGAAGCCCCCAAGCCCTGGTCCATCACCCGTGCTACCACAGTGGCTACCAGACCACAGTGCCCCTGGCTTCCCTGTATGAGTCGCCCTGCATCCACACCATGGTCCCCATGAACCTCACTCAGAACCTCACAGTTCTGGGGACAGGCAATCCTGAGGCCTGTGTGGCAGTCATCCAGGAACTCTTCAACTTCTCCAGTTGCAAGGGCCAGAGAGACTGTGCCTTTGATGGGATCTACCAACCTCCAGTGCAGGGACAGTTCTAC GCCTTTTCCAACTTTTACTACACCTTCAGCTTCCTGAACCTCACATCCAGGCAGCCGCTGGGCACTGTCAACGCCACCATCAGGGAGTTCTGCCAGAGGCCCTGGAAGCTG GTGGAGGCCAGTTACCCTGGGCAGGAGCGCTGGCTGCAGGACTATTGTGCCTCAGGCCTCTACATCCTCACACTGCTGCTCCAGGGCTATGGCTTCAGTGAGGACACCTGGCCCAACATCAAGTTCCAAAAGCAG GCCGGCGACATGGATATTGGCTGGACGCTGGGTTATATGCTGAACCTGACGGGCATGATCCCAGCTGAGGCACCAGCTCAGTGGCGGGCACAGAGCTATGGCATCTGGGTGGCTGCAGTAGTGTTTGTGGTGCTGACCCTTGTGGCTATTCTTGGGGCTGTGGCAGTCCAGCTCTTCTGGCGCCAGGACTAG
- the Entpd8 gene encoding ectonucleoside triphosphate diphosphohydrolase 8 isoform X3 has product MGLSWKERVFMALLGAATISGLTVLILILVQATYVLLPADNKFGIVFDAGSSHTSLFVYQWPADKENNTGVVSQALACQVEGSGISSYTSDPAQAGESLKGCLKEALALIPKAQHQETPTFLGATAGMRLLSQKNSSQARDILAAVSRVLGQSTLDFWGAEILAGKDEGAFAWVTINYILGMLIKYSSGEWIQPAEGTLVGALDMGGASTQISFVPGVPILDQSTQVTFRLYGANYSVYTHSYLCYGRDQVLNRLLVGLVQQRSPQALVHHPCYHSGYQTTVPLASLYESPCIHTMVPMNLTQNLTVLGTGNPEACVAVIQELFNFSSCKGQRDCAFDGIYQPPVQGQFYAFSNFYYTFSFLNLTSRQPLGTVNATIREFCQRPWKLVEASYPGQERWLQDYCASGLYILTLLLQGYGFSEDTWPNIKFQKQAGDMDIGWTLGYMLNLTGMIPAEAPAQWRAQSYGIWVAAVVFVVLTLVAILGAVAVQLFWRQD; this is encoded by the exons ATGGGGCTCTCCTGGAAGGAGAGAGTTTTTATGGCCCTACTGGGGGCTGCAACAATCTCAGGCCTCACCGTGCTCATCCTTATCCTGGTACAGGCAACCTACGTCCTCCTGCCTGCAGACAACAAG TTTGGGATCGTGTTCGACGCTGGCTCCTCCCACACATCCCTGTTTGTGTACCAGTGGCCGGCAGACAAAGAGAACAACACAGGCGTGGTCAGCCAGGCCCTGGCCTGCCAGGTGGAAG GGTCTGGAATTTCTTCCTACACCTCTGACCCGGCACAGGCTGGTGAGAGCCTGAAGGGCTGCTTGAAGGAGGCACTGGCGCTGATCCCAAAGGCCCAGCATCAGGAAACACCTACGTTCCTAGGAGCCACAGCCGGCATGAGACTACTCAG CCAGAAGAACAGCTCTCAGGCAAGGGACATCCTTGCTGCTGTCTCCCGGGTGCTGGGCCAGTCTACTTTGGATTTTTGGGGTGCTGAGATCCTGGCTGGGAAGGATGAAGGGGCCTTTGCTTGGGTCACCATCAATTATATCCTGGGAATGCTGATCAAG TATTCCTCTGGAGAGTGGATCCAGCCTGCAGAGGGGACGCTGGTAGGCGCCTTGGACATGGGGGGGGCCTCCACCCAGATCAGCTTCGTGCCCGGGGTCCCCATCCTGGACCAGAGCACCCAGGTCACCTTCCGTCTGTACGGCGCCAACTACAGCGTCTACACTCACAGCTATCTCTGCTACGGGCGGGACCAGGTGCTGAACAGGCTCCTGGTTGGGCTGGTGCAG CAGAGAAGCCCCCAAGCCCTGGTCCATCACCCGTGCTACCACAGTGGCTACCAGACCACAGTGCCCCTGGCTTCCCTGTATGAGTCGCCCTGCATCCACACCATGGTCCCCATGAACCTCACTCAGAACCTCACAGTTCTGGGGACAGGCAATCCTGAGGCCTGTGTGGCAGTCATCCAGGAACTCTTCAACTTCTCCAGTTGCAAGGGCCAGAGAGACTGTGCCTTTGATGGGATCTACCAACCTCCAGTGCAGGGACAGTTCTAC GCCTTTTCCAACTTTTACTACACCTTCAGCTTCCTGAACCTCACATCCAGGCAGCCGCTGGGCACTGTCAACGCCACCATCAGGGAGTTCTGCCAGAGGCCCTGGAAGCTG GTGGAGGCCAGTTACCCTGGGCAGGAGCGCTGGCTGCAGGACTATTGTGCCTCAGGCCTCTACATCCTCACACTGCTGCTCCAGGGCTATGGCTTCAGTGAGGACACCTGGCCCAACATCAAGTTCCAAAAGCAG GCCGGCGACATGGATATTGGCTGGACGCTGGGTTATATGCTGAACCTGACGGGCATGATCCCAGCTGAGGCACCAGCTCAGTGGCGGGCACAGAGCTATGGCATCTGGGTGGCTGCAGTAGTGTTTGTGGTGCTGACCCTTGTGGCTATTCTTGGGGCTGTGGCAGTCCAGCTCTTCTGGCGCCAGGACTAG
- the Entpd8 gene encoding ectonucleoside triphosphate diphosphohydrolase 8 isoform X6 — MALMADATCWGALSLPPGPPLVFRGSGISSYTSDPAQAGESLKGCLKEALALIPKAQHQETPTFLGATAGMRLLSQKNSSQARDILAAVSRVLGQSTLDFWGAEILAGKDEGAFAWVTINYILGMLIKYSSGEWIQPAEGTLVGALDMGGASTQISFVPGVPILDQSTQVTFRLYGANYSVYTHSYLCYGRDQVLNRLLVGLVQQRSPQALVHHPCYHSGYQTTVPLASLYESPCIHTMVPMNLTQNLTVLGTGNPEACVAVIQELFNFSSCKGQRDCAFDGIYQPPVQGQFYAFSNFYYTFSFLNLTSRQPLGTVNATIREFCQRPWKLVEASYPGQERWLQDYCASGLYILTLLLQGYGFSEDTWPNIKFQKQAGDMDIGWTLGYMLNLTGMIPAEAPAQWRAQSYGIWVAAVVFVVLTLVAILGAVAVQLFWRQD; from the exons ATGGCACTGATGGCAGACGCCACCTGCTGGGGGGCCCTGAGTTTACCTCCTGGACCCCCTCTTGTTTTTAGAG GGTCTGGAATTTCTTCCTACACCTCTGACCCGGCACAGGCTGGTGAGAGCCTGAAGGGCTGCTTGAAGGAGGCACTGGCGCTGATCCCAAAGGCCCAGCATCAGGAAACACCTACGTTCCTAGGAGCCACAGCCGGCATGAGACTACTCAG CCAGAAGAACAGCTCTCAGGCAAGGGACATCCTTGCTGCTGTCTCCCGGGTGCTGGGCCAGTCTACTTTGGATTTTTGGGGTGCTGAGATCCTGGCTGGGAAGGATGAAGGGGCCTTTGCTTGGGTCACCATCAATTATATCCTGGGAATGCTGATCAAG TATTCCTCTGGAGAGTGGATCCAGCCTGCAGAGGGGACGCTGGTAGGCGCCTTGGACATGGGGGGGGCCTCCACCCAGATCAGCTTCGTGCCCGGGGTCCCCATCCTGGACCAGAGCACCCAGGTCACCTTCCGTCTGTACGGCGCCAACTACAGCGTCTACACTCACAGCTATCTCTGCTACGGGCGGGACCAGGTGCTGAACAGGCTCCTGGTTGGGCTGGTGCAG CAGAGAAGCCCCCAAGCCCTGGTCCATCACCCGTGCTACCACAGTGGCTACCAGACCACAGTGCCCCTGGCTTCCCTGTATGAGTCGCCCTGCATCCACACCATGGTCCCCATGAACCTCACTCAGAACCTCACAGTTCTGGGGACAGGCAATCCTGAGGCCTGTGTGGCAGTCATCCAGGAACTCTTCAACTTCTCCAGTTGCAAGGGCCAGAGAGACTGTGCCTTTGATGGGATCTACCAACCTCCAGTGCAGGGACAGTTCTAC GCCTTTTCCAACTTTTACTACACCTTCAGCTTCCTGAACCTCACATCCAGGCAGCCGCTGGGCACTGTCAACGCCACCATCAGGGAGTTCTGCCAGAGGCCCTGGAAGCTG GTGGAGGCCAGTTACCCTGGGCAGGAGCGCTGGCTGCAGGACTATTGTGCCTCAGGCCTCTACATCCTCACACTGCTGCTCCAGGGCTATGGCTTCAGTGAGGACACCTGGCCCAACATCAAGTTCCAAAAGCAG GCCGGCGACATGGATATTGGCTGGACGCTGGGTTATATGCTGAACCTGACGGGCATGATCCCAGCTGAGGCACCAGCTCAGTGGCGGGCACAGAGCTATGGCATCTGGGTGGCTGCAGTAGTGTTTGTGGTGCTGACCCTTGTGGCTATTCTTGGGGCTGTGGCAGTCCAGCTCTTCTGGCGCCAGGACTAG